A portion of the Bacteroides faecium genome contains these proteins:
- a CDS encoding MATE family efflux transporter produces MATSKEMTAGPALPLILKFTLPLLLGNLLQQTYSLVDAAIVGKFLGINALASVGASTSVVFLILGFCNGCCGGFGIPVAQKFGARDYSTMRSYISVSLKLSLVMSVTIAVVTSILCADILRMMRTPENIFEGAYAYLLVTFIGVPFTFFYNLLSSIIRALGDSKTPFWFLLLSTVLNIVLDLFCILVLDWGVAGAAIATVISQGLSAVLCYIYMYRKFDILQSSPKERRFQPRLAKTLLYIGVPMGLQFSITAIGSIMLQSANNALGTACVAAFTSAMRIKMFFICTFESLGIAMATYSGQNYGAGKPERIWQGIKASALMMIVYAAFTFVLLMLGAKYFALIFVDPSETEILLDTELFLHISCMFFPTLGLLCILRYTIQGVGFTNLAMFSGVAEMIARILVSLYAVPAFGFLAVCYGDPMAWIAADLFLVPAFIYVYRRLKRQVLTNSPVAQTAA; encoded by the coding sequence ATGGCAACTTCTAAAGAAATGACGGCAGGGCCGGCATTACCGCTTATTTTAAAGTTTACACTGCCGCTTTTGCTCGGCAATCTGCTGCAACAAACGTACTCGCTTGTCGATGCGGCAATCGTTGGAAAGTTTTTGGGAATTAACGCGTTGGCTTCGGTAGGGGCCAGCACATCGGTCGTGTTCCTTATTCTAGGATTCTGCAACGGGTGTTGCGGTGGTTTCGGGATTCCCGTGGCGCAGAAATTCGGAGCGAGGGATTATAGCACGATGCGCAGTTATATATCCGTCAGTCTGAAGCTCTCTCTGGTGATGTCTGTCACTATCGCTGTCGTCACCAGTATCTTGTGTGCGGATATTCTTCGGATGATGCGTACGCCGGAGAATATTTTCGAAGGAGCGTATGCTTATCTGCTTGTCACCTTTATCGGTGTGCCTTTTACGTTCTTCTACAATCTTCTTTCAAGCATTATCCGTGCGTTGGGAGACAGCAAGACGCCTTTTTGGTTTCTGCTTCTTTCTACGGTTTTGAATATTGTTCTTGATTTGTTCTGTATTCTGGTGCTCGACTGGGGAGTGGCGGGAGCTGCCATTGCTACGGTTATCTCACAGGGACTTTCGGCCGTACTCTGTTATATTTATATGTATCGCAAGTTTGATATTTTGCAGAGTTCCCCGAAGGAACGCCGGTTTCAGCCGAGACTGGCTAAGACGCTGCTCTATATCGGTGTGCCTATGGGACTGCAATTTTCTATTACTGCCATCGGCAGTATCATGCTGCAAAGTGCGAACAATGCATTGGGTACAGCCTGTGTGGCTGCCTTTACTTCGGCCATGCGTATCAAGATGTTCTTTATCTGTACATTCGAGAGCCTGGGTATTGCCATGGCAACGTATAGCGGACAGAATTACGGTGCAGGCAAACCGGAACGTATCTGGCAGGGGATTAAGGCAAGTGCCTTGATGATGATTGTCTATGCCGCATTTACTTTCGTGCTCTTGATGCTGGGAGCTAAATACTTTGCCCTAATCTTTGTAGACCCGTCAGAAACGGAGATTCTGTTGGATACGGAACTTTTCCTTCATATTTCCTGTATGTTCTTCCCTACGCTTGGATTATTATGCATCTTGCGTTATACCATCCAAGGAGTGGGCTTTACGAATCTAGCCATGTTCTCCGGAGTGGCGGAAATGATTGCCCGTATTCTCGTCAGCCTTTATGCTGTTCCTGCTTTCGGTTTTCTTGCCGTTTGCTACGGTGACCCGATGGCTTGGATAGCTGCCGACTTGTTCCTGGTTCCTGCTTTCATCTATGTTTACAGGAGATTGAAGAGGCAGGTATTAACAAATAGTCCGGTTGCGCAAACTGCGGCATAA
- a CDS encoding TIGR01777 family oxidoreductase, whose product MNIAMTGATGYIGKHLSNYLTEKGGHRVIPLGRSMFREGMSGHLIQTLAHCDVIINLAGAPINKRWTPEHKQELFDSRIVVTHRIIRALNAVRTKPKLMISASAVGYYPAMAEVDEYTRTRGDGFLSDLCYAWEKEAKRCPEHTRLVITRFGVVLSPDGGAMQQMLRPLQATKIAAAIGPGTQPFPWIDMRDLCRAMEFFISHEETRGVYNLVAPQQISQYTFAREMAKAYHAWATVVVPQTVFRTLYGEAASFLTSGQRVRPTRLQEAGFHFAVPNVERLFKGTDHSTVRTLDLNRYMGLWYEIARYENRFERGLVDVTATYTLRPDGTIRVENRGCKRNSPYDICRTANGHAKIPDSSQPGKLKVSFFLNFYSDYYVLELDGENYNYALVGSSTDKYLWILSRTPQLPEDIKKKLVTAAERRGYDTNRLQWIEQF is encoded by the coding sequence TGATTCCTTTGGGAAGGTCGATGTTTCGTGAAGGCATGTCCGGGCATTTGATTCAGACGCTGGCGCATTGCGATGTCATCATCAATCTGGCGGGAGCGCCGATTAACAAGCGTTGGACGCCGGAGCACAAGCAAGAGCTTTTCGACAGTCGTATCGTTGTCACGCACCGTATAATCCGTGCGCTGAATGCTGTGCGGACGAAACCGAAGTTGATGATTTCCGCTTCTGCCGTGGGATATTATCCTGCGATGGCGGAAGTGGACGAATATACCCGTACCCGTGGAGACGGCTTCCTGTCCGACCTTTGCTATGCATGGGAGAAAGAAGCCAAACGCTGTCCCGAACATACGCGGCTCGTCATTACCCGTTTCGGTGTCGTGCTTTCACCGGACGGCGGGGCGATGCAGCAGATGCTCCGTCCTTTGCAGGCAACGAAGATTGCCGCTGCCATCGGTCCCGGCACCCAGCCTTTCCCGTGGATAGATATGCGCGACCTCTGCCGTGCCATGGAATTTTTTATCAGTCATGAGGAGACACGCGGCGTATATAACCTGGTTGCTCCGCAACAAATCTCCCAATATACTTTCGCCCGTGAAATGGCGAAAGCCTATCATGCGTGGGCAACAGTCGTCGTTCCTCAAACAGTCTTCCGAACGCTCTATGGGGAAGCCGCTTCTTTCCTCACATCCGGTCAGCGGGTGCGTCCTACGCGCCTTCAGGAAGCAGGATTCCACTTCGCTGTCCCCAACGTAGAACGGCTTTTCAAAGGAACAGACCACAGTACCGTCCGAACCCTCGACCTGAACCGCTACATGGGACTTTGGTATGAAATAGCCCGCTACGAGAACCGCTTTGAACGTGGACTTGTCGATGTGACCGCCACCTACACGCTCCGTCCGGACGGCACTATCCGTGTAGAGAACCGGGGATGCAAGCGTAATTCTCCCTATGATATTTGCAGGACCGCCAACGGTCACGCCAAGATACCCGACTCCTCGCAGCCGGGCAAACTGAAAGTGTCTTTCTTTCTCAACTTCTATTCAGACTATTATGTGCTGGAATTGGACGGGGAGAATTACAACTATGCACTTGTAGGCAGCAGCACCGACAAATATCTCTGGATACTCAGCCGGACACCGCAACTGCCGGAAGATATAAAGAAAAAACTCGTCACCGCTGCCGAACGCCGTGGCTACGATACAAACCGATTGCAATGGATCGAGCAATTCTAA
- a CDS encoding nitrous oxide-stimulated promoter family protein encodes MKKQRIAHEKKIVELMVRLYCRKKEKNAVLCPDCEELLRYAHARLDHCPFGENKSSCKKCTVHCYKPTMRERMRVVMRFSGPRMLIYSPWEAIRHLLNL; translated from the coding sequence ATGAAGAAACAACGCATCGCACATGAGAAGAAAATAGTAGAATTGATGGTACGTCTCTACTGCCGTAAGAAGGAGAAGAACGCTGTTCTCTGCCCTGATTGTGAGGAGCTGCTTCGCTATGCGCATGCGCGTCTTGACCATTGCCCGTTCGGAGAAAACAAAAGTTCATGCAAGAAATGTACGGTGCATTGTTACAAACCGACAATGCGTGAACGGATGCGGGTGGTGATGCGCTTCTCCGGTCCGCGAATGTTGATTTATTCACCTTGGGAAGCTATCCGGCATTTGCTGAATTTATAG
- a CDS encoding SDR family NAD(P)-dependent oxidoreductase produces the protein MKRAIIIGATSGIGQEVAKCLLLEGWQIGIAGRRQSALETLQRVAPDQIEIQTLDVTQEDAAEKLNILINKVGGMDLFLLSSGIGFQNMKLDMEVELNTARTNVEGFIRMVDTAFAYFRKNGGGHLAVISSIAGTKGLGVAPAYSATKRFQNTYIDALEQLAHLQKLKIHFTDIRPGFVSTDLLNDGKHYPMLMKAEKVGRHIADALKHKRRVVVIDWRYRILVFFWKMIPRWIWKRLPVKTNG, from the coding sequence ATGAAACGAGCTATTATTATAGGAGCCACTTCCGGCATCGGGCAAGAAGTTGCAAAATGCCTGTTGCTGGAAGGCTGGCAGATTGGAATAGCAGGCAGACGACAGTCCGCCCTCGAAACCCTACAACGGGTTGCACCCGACCAAATCGAAATCCAGACTTTGGACGTGACTCAGGAAGACGCAGCGGAAAAGCTGAACATACTCATCAACAAAGTGGGCGGCATGGACTTATTTCTCCTTAGTTCCGGCATCGGTTTCCAAAACATGAAGCTGGATATGGAAGTGGAATTGAATACGGCGCGTACCAATGTGGAAGGATTTATCCGCATGGTGGATACAGCTTTTGCATATTTCAGAAAGAATGGTGGCGGACATTTGGCGGTAATCAGTTCCATTGCAGGAACAAAGGGGCTTGGTGTAGCGCCTGCCTACTCTGCAACCAAACGTTTTCAGAATACTTATATCGATGCCCTTGAGCAACTTGCACATCTCCAGAAATTGAAGATTCATTTCACCGATATTCGCCCCGGATTTGTATCCACCGATTTATTGAACGACGGAAAGCATTATCCGATGCTGATGAAAGCGGAAAAGGTGGGAAGACATATTGCCGATGCCCTGAAGCATAAAAGGCGGGTAGTAGTAATCGACTGGCGTTACCGAATACTCGTATTCTTCTGGAAAATGATTCCCCGCTGGATATGGAAACGCCTGCCTGTAAAAACGAATGGATAA
- a CDS encoding fimbrillin family protein, with translation MSIKFHVTKYLAVSALTMLLLGACSKNNIYIDIADPDGEENSGNPSGNSGNDNGNPSKESALVTFSASVEGRNITRSMSPMGKGLQSWLCAYLSNTSNTITGAPVAEGSYLTSSPGVLTGNNGYKMYLSNNIYSFYAVSCNSKNPAPTFTNGISEALSNGVDYLWWHAVHQDIASSQINVPITYQHAATQVVVAIAGGENITLNKIISATITPPKPGAIMDLSTGIISSEVSLANPVNMGINDFTVQYIMLPVKSTSPLTLKLELMVNGESFSRTYTTPLAPPDNLLSAGNSYLFRAVINENSVSFANVSVKEWTEVDESGNPLYPVQD, from the coding sequence ATGAGTATCAAATTTCATGTTACAAAGTATTTGGCTGTATCCGCATTAACAATGCTGTTACTGGGAGCTTGCTCCAAAAACAACATTTATATTGATATCGCCGACCCTGACGGAGAAGAGAACAGTGGCAATCCATCCGGCAATAGTGGAAACGATAACGGCAATCCTTCCAAAGAAAGTGCCTTAGTTACTTTCAGCGCATCAGTGGAAGGAAGAAATATTACCCGCTCCATGTCTCCTATGGGCAAAGGATTGCAAAGCTGGCTATGTGCTTATCTTTCCAACACCTCGAACACCATAACGGGTGCTCCCGTTGCCGAAGGCAGTTACCTCACATCGTCTCCCGGAGTGCTGACTGGAAACAACGGATACAAAATGTATCTGAGTAATAACATTTATAGCTTCTATGCTGTATCCTGCAATTCCAAGAACCCCGCCCCTACCTTTACCAACGGAATATCCGAAGCGTTATCCAACGGAGTGGACTACCTTTGGTGGCATGCCGTACATCAGGACATCGCCAGTTCACAAATCAATGTCCCCATCACCTACCAGCATGCTGCCACACAAGTGGTTGTCGCCATTGCCGGTGGAGAGAACATCACCTTGAACAAAATTATCTCCGCCACCATCACTCCGCCGAAACCGGGCGCAATCATGGATTTGTCAACAGGGATTATCTCTTCGGAAGTCAGTCTTGCCAATCCAGTCAATATGGGAATCAACGACTTCACCGTACAATATATCATGCTGCCCGTGAAAAGTACTTCTCCCCTGACCCTGAAACTGGAGTTAATGGTAAACGGGGAAAGTTTCTCACGTACCTACACCACCCCGCTCGCTCCGCCCGACAACCTCTTATCCGCCGGAAATTCATACCTGTTCCGTGCGGTCATTAACGAGAATTCCGTATCATTCGCCAATGTCAGCGTAAAAGAATGGACAGAAGTAGACGAAAGCGGGAATCCGCTATATCCGGTACAGGACTAA
- a CDS encoding zinc ribbon domain-containing protein: MEQKICQCCAMPIDESTFGTEADGSKNQDYCHYCYENGHFTKDCTMDEMIELNLKYLDEFNKDSEVKYTIEEARATMKEFFPQLKRWKK, encoded by the coding sequence ATGGAACAGAAAATTTGTCAATGTTGTGCCATGCCGATAGACGAATCTACATTCGGAACAGAAGCGGACGGTAGCAAGAACCAAGATTATTGTCACTATTGCTATGAGAACGGACATTTCACCAAAGACTGTACGATGGACGAAATGATTGAACTTAACCTGAAGTACCTCGACGAGTTCAACAAAGACTCGGAAGTAAAGTACACCATTGAAGAAGCACGCGCCACCATGAAAGAATTCTTCCCCCAACTGAAAAGGTGGAAAAAATAA
- a CDS encoding MaoC family dehydratase, producing MEKVIINSYEEFEKLVGKQIGVSDYVELSQERINLFADATLDHQWIHVDTERAKVDSPYHSTIAHGYLTLSMLPYMWNQIIQVNNLKMMINYGMDKMKFGQAVLSGQSIRLVTTLHSLTNLRGVAKAEIKFAIEIKDQPKKALEGIAVFLYYFN from the coding sequence ATGGAAAAAGTAATTATCAATTCGTACGAAGAATTCGAGAAACTGGTAGGCAAACAAATAGGCGTTTCTGACTATGTAGAACTTTCCCAGGAACGTATTAATCTTTTTGCAGATGCGACATTAGACCACCAATGGATTCATGTAGATACGGAACGTGCCAAAGTAGACAGCCCTTATCATAGCACAATAGCTCACGGTTATCTGACATTATCAATGCTGCCATATATGTGGAACCAGATAATCCAGGTGAACAACTTGAAAATGATGATTAACTACGGCATGGATAAGATGAAATTCGGTCAGGCTGTATTGTCAGGACAGAGTATCCGCCTGGTGACTACCCTTCATTCATTGACGAATCTGCGTGGTGTGGCAAAAGCTGAAATCAAGTTTGCCATCGAAATCAAGGACCAACCCAAGAAAGCACTTGAAGGTATTGCCGTATTCTTGTACTATTTCAATTGA
- a CDS encoding GNAT family N-acetyltransferase: MDYEIIHQPEQKLFKTEVDGRTAFVQYRLLGDSLDIIHTIVPRPIEGRGIAAALVKAAYDYALSNGMKPKATCSYAVKWLERHPELG; the protein is encoded by the coding sequence ATGGATTACGAAATTATTCATCAGCCCGAACAGAAACTGTTCAAGACAGAAGTAGACGGTCGCACCGCCTTTGTACAATATCGCCTTTTAGGTGATTCTCTCGACATCATCCACACGATTGTCCCCCGTCCGATAGAAGGTCGCGGAATAGCCGCCGCACTGGTAAAAGCCGCTTATGACTACGCGCTGTCCAACGGAATGAAACCGAAAGCCACCTGCTCATATGCCGTGAAGTGGTTAGAGCGCCACCCGGAACTGGGATAA
- a CDS encoding RluA family pseudouridine synthase gives MIHFFKKSVSHIALPEKFTYPFHYTPHPLCVLAAEEVKEYIASRKEWQEELALGKMFGVLVVLQKTEGATDKVKEEGTDEESRIGYLAAFSGNLAGKNLHSYFVPPVYDLLQPQGFFKIEEEQISAINIRINELENSASYLESKEKWEIETGQAQAELNQAKAELKAAKESREIRRQSPDGISEEEQAALIRESQYQKAEYKRKEKSWKKRLEEREAEVHRFKDEIERLKAERKERSAALQQKLFGEFRMLNAVGEVKDLCTIFEQTVQKVPPGGAGECALPKLLQYAYLHQLKPLAMAEFWWGDSPKNEIRHHGYYYPSCKGKCEPILQHMLQGLEVDENPLLDNVHKDTRLEIVFEDEWLLVINKPAGMLSVPGKAEDMDSVYHRLKEKYPDATGPMIVHRLDMATSGLLLVAKTKEAHRHLQAQFENRSIKKRYIALLDGVIAEAEKAGRISLPLCLNPLDRPRQMVSEEHGKEAVTEYQIIAKSEKYTRIAFYPLTGRTHQLRIHAAHPKGLNRPILGDELYGKKADRLYLHAEYIEFRHPVYGDIICIQKAPDF, from the coding sequence ATGATACATTTTTTTAAGAAGTCCGTATCTCACATTGCGCTACCGGAGAAATTCACTTATCCTTTCCATTATACGCCCCATCCGTTGTGCGTATTGGCGGCAGAGGAAGTGAAAGAGTATATCGCAAGCCGAAAGGAATGGCAGGAAGAATTAGCTCTTGGAAAGATGTTCGGGGTATTGGTTGTACTGCAGAAAACGGAAGGAGCTACGGATAAAGTGAAAGAAGAAGGAACGGACGAAGAAAGCAGAATAGGTTATTTAGCAGCCTTTTCCGGCAATTTGGCAGGAAAGAACCTGCATAGTTATTTTGTTCCTCCTGTTTATGACCTGCTGCAACCGCAAGGATTTTTCAAGATTGAGGAAGAACAGATTTCCGCTATCAACATTCGCATCAATGAACTAGAGAATAGTGCTTCCTATCTTGAGTCGAAAGAAAAATGGGAGATAGAAACCGGACAGGCTCAGGCGGAGTTGAATCAAGCCAAGGCGGAACTAAAAGCTGCGAAAGAATCCAGAGAGATTCGACGCCAGTCCCCAGACGGTATTTCTGAAGAAGAGCAAGCAGCTTTGATTCGAGAAAGCCAATATCAGAAAGCTGAATACAAGCGAAAGGAAAAGTCTTGGAAAAAACGGTTGGAAGAACGCGAAGCGGAAGTTCACCGTTTCAAGGATGAAATAGAAAGGCTGAAAGCAGAACGGAAAGAGCGTTCGGCAGCTTTGCAGCAAAAGCTGTTCGGAGAGTTTCGGATGTTGAATGCGGTGGGAGAAGTAAAAGACTTATGCACTATTTTTGAGCAGACCGTACAGAAAGTACCGCCCGGTGGTGCGGGTGAGTGCGCGTTGCCCAAGTTGCTGCAATATGCGTATCTTCATCAACTAAAGCCGTTGGCTATGGCTGAGTTTTGGTGGGGGGATTCTCCGAAAAATGAAATCAGGCATCATGGTTATTATTATCCTTCCTGTAAGGGAAAATGTGAGCCAATTCTGCAACATATGCTTCAGGGGTTGGAAGTAGACGAGAATCCGTTATTGGATAATGTTCATAAAGATACGAGACTGGAAATCGTATTTGAGGATGAGTGGTTATTGGTAATCAATAAACCGGCGGGAATGTTATCCGTGCCGGGAAAGGCAGAGGACATGGATTCCGTTTATCACCGCTTGAAGGAAAAATATCCCGATGCGACGGGGCCTATGATTGTACACCGGCTCGATATGGCAACTTCGGGATTATTACTTGTCGCCAAGACAAAAGAAGCCCACCGGCATTTGCAGGCACAGTTCGAGAACAGGAGTATAAAAAAACGATATATCGCTTTACTGGACGGAGTCATAGCAGAGGCCGAAAAGGCAGGAAGAATCTCACTTCCTCTCTGCCTGAACCCTCTCGACCGTCCCCGACAAATGGTGAGTGAAGAACACGGGAAAGAAGCTGTTACTGAATATCAGATAATCGCAAAATCAGAGAAATATACCCGTATCGCTTTCTATCCGCTGACCGGACGCACCCATCAGCTACGCATACACGCCGCTCACCCGAAAGGATTGAACCGCCCCATTCTTGGAGACGAACTCTACGGCAAGAAAGCGGACAGACTTTATCTTCATGCCGAGTACATAGAATTCCGCCATCCTGTCTACGGAGATATTATCTGCATACAGAAAGCACCGGATTTTTAG
- a CDS encoding hybrid sensor histidine kinase/response regulator has product MKQTESASLKDDNMSSENDIFESEQAQLLLADKIYASLPMSIEIYDTNGILRKINEPALKMYGVSDPTTVINKVNLFDSPYMDAELKSKVQRGEDTTLEFEYDFERINNDAYFSSKNKNSIIYETRIVPILNDKGSIIGHILLSNDVTSDKEAEFRTEESKKNLEMAMEAANMASWVYNVHKKEFSTLHGDALAKEAMTLEQMQSLLHPQDRIQLMQLFAQLINRETQQVHTTLRFYNKEEKQYRHYESRMRLSSEHRGKLLIVGTQLDVTEKVQMLKKTQDLTSKRELAMQVSNIVHWDFDVSSQKFESYNDPINDYAPNRLITIKEFESVVHPDDRSTYFDAMQSMLSGENETVNFTCRIQTKYDESWQYCNVIGVPFEQDENGNTIRFTGFRQNISKLHRLNEELKERNYKMELTFKTVGMSYWDFDVTTLQFTAFNDPVNDYHPETPINIDQYLSAAHPDDIETVRKYFESMLQGKEQEFNFQYRSKTKWDKEWQTLIVTGIQVERDKKGKIIRYTGIKFNNTKWEKMAQQLKELKDKAELSDRLKSAFLANMSHEIRTPLNAIVGFSGLMVDCDDPEEKAEYMEIIESNNELLLRLINDILDLSKIESGILERKREKFNLAKVSGELYTMIQPKITNPDVEFIMDNSGPDCWIFLDRNRLKQVWMNFLTNAIKCTHSGHIKMGYSIENGGIRFYVEDSGVGIPLELQNRVFGRFQKLNEFAQGTGLGLAISRAIIEGAGGEIGFTSTPGAGSTFWAWVPCEIDMQEDAETKAASQSVQAVQAEKEVPSRQPISLKNINEKELQILIAEDNDSNYSLVKHILKEYQITRVVNGVEAVEQVRNDKFDIVLMDMKMPIMGGLEATKKIRELNPVIPIIALTANAFDADRASAMEAGCNAFLTKPLKKEELLELFSL; this is encoded by the coding sequence ATGAAACAAACCGAATCAGCTTCTCTCAAAGACGACAATATGTCTTCGGAAAATGATATTTTCGAATCGGAGCAGGCACAACTCTTACTTGCGGACAAAATCTATGCCAGTTTACCTATGAGTATCGAAATCTATGATACTAATGGCATCCTGCGCAAAATCAATGAACCGGCATTAAAGATGTATGGAGTAAGTGACCCGACAACAGTCATAAACAAAGTCAATCTTTTCGACAGCCCTTATATGGATGCCGAGTTGAAATCCAAGGTACAAAGGGGCGAGGATACCACTCTGGAGTTTGAATACGACTTTGAACGTATCAACAACGATGCCTATTTCAGCAGCAAAAACAAGAATTCTATCATTTACGAAACCCGGATAGTCCCTATACTCAATGATAAAGGCAGTATCATCGGACATATACTACTCTCCAATGACGTGACTTCCGACAAAGAAGCGGAGTTCCGGACAGAAGAAAGCAAAAAGAACCTGGAAATGGCAATGGAAGCAGCGAATATGGCGTCATGGGTATATAACGTCCACAAAAAGGAATTCAGCACATTACACGGAGACGCGCTGGCAAAAGAAGCGATGACCCTGGAACAGATGCAGAGCCTGCTGCACCCGCAAGACCGCATACAGTTAATGCAGCTTTTCGCCCAGCTCATAAACAGGGAAACCCAACAGGTACACACCACACTGCGTTTTTACAACAAAGAAGAAAAACAATACCGCCATTACGAAAGCCGGATGAGATTATCATCCGAACATCGGGGCAAACTACTAATCGTCGGTACCCAACTGGATGTAACGGAAAAGGTGCAAATGCTGAAAAAGACACAAGACCTGACTTCAAAACGCGAACTTGCCATGCAAGTGAGCAATATCGTGCATTGGGATTTCGACGTAAGCAGCCAGAAATTCGAATCTTACAATGACCCTATCAACGATTATGCTCCCAACAGGCTTATCACCATCAAAGAATTTGAGAGCGTCGTGCATCCGGACGATCGCTCCACTTATTTCGACGCGATGCAATCCATGCTGTCCGGTGAAAACGAAACCGTAAATTTCACTTGCCGCATACAGACCAAGTACGATGAATCATGGCAGTATTGCAACGTTATCGGTGTGCCATTCGAGCAAGACGAGAACGGGAATACCATACGTTTCACCGGTTTCCGTCAAAATATCTCCAAGCTCCACCGCTTGAACGAGGAGCTCAAAGAGAGAAATTACAAAATGGAGCTTACTTTCAAGACTGTCGGAATGTCCTATTGGGATTTTGACGTGACAACCCTGCAATTCACGGCTTTCAATGATCCCGTAAACGATTATCACCCCGAAACGCCAATCAATATCGACCAATATTTAAGTGCCGCCCATCCGGACGACATAGAAACCGTGCGTAAGTATTTCGAGAGCATGCTTCAGGGAAAAGAACAGGAATTCAATTTCCAGTACCGTTCCAAAACAAAATGGGATAAAGAATGGCAGACTCTGATAGTCACCGGTATTCAGGTGGAAAGAGATAAAAAAGGCAAAATCATCCGCTACACCGGCATCAAGTTCAACAACACGAAGTGGGAGAAGATGGCACAGCAATTAAAGGAGCTTAAAGACAAAGCCGAACTTTCCGACCGTCTCAAATCCGCTTTCCTCGCCAATATGAGCCACGAGATACGTACGCCGTTGAATGCTATTGTCGGTTTCTCCGGACTGATGGTAGATTGTGACGACCCCGAAGAAAAGGCGGAATATATGGAAATTATCGAATCGAACAACGAACTGTTGTTGCGCCTGATTAACGATATTCTCGACCTTTCCAAGATTGAATCAGGCATACTCGAACGCAAGAGGGAAAAATTCAATCTGGCAAAGGTATCCGGTGAGCTTTACACCATGATTCAACCGAAAATCACCAATCCGGACGTAGAATTTATCATGGATAATTCCGGTCCGGACTGTTGGATATTCCTGGATAGAAACCGGCTCAAACAAGTGTGGATGAATTTCCTCACGAATGCAATAAAATGTACCCATTCCGGACATATAAAAATGGGATACAGCATAGAAAACGGTGGTATCAGGTTTTATGTGGAAGATTCGGGGGTCGGTATCCCGCTTGAATTACAGAACAGGGTATTCGGACGATTTCAAAAGCTTAATGAATTCGCACAGGGAACGGGACTCGGATTAGCTATTTCGAGGGCTATCATAGAAGGCGCGGGGGGAGAAATAGGATTTACTTCCACGCCCGGCGCCGGTTCTACTTTCTGGGCATGGGTGCCGTGTGAAATAGACATGCAGGAAGATGCAGAAACGAAAGCAGCGTCACAGTCTGTTCAAGCTGTTCAGGCAGAAAAGGAAGTTCCTTCAAGGCAACCTATTTCTCTGAAAAATATAAATGAGAAAGAGCTTCAAATACTGATTGCCGAAGATAATGACAGTAATTATTCATTAGTGAAACATATCCTCAAGGAATACCAGATTACCCGTGTGGTGAACGGAGTGGAAGCAGTGGAACAAGTACGTAATGACAAGTTCGACATCGTCCTCATGGATATGAAGATGCCGATTATGGGCGGGCTCGAAGCTACAAAGAAAATCAGAGAACTGAATCCTGTCATCCCCATTATCGCACTTACCGCCAATGCATTCGATGCCGACAGGGCAAGCGCCATGGAAGCAGGATGCAACGCATTCTTAACCAAGCCATTGAAAAAAGAAGAGTTACTTGAACTTTTTTCCTTATAA
- a CDS encoding SGNH/GDSL hydrolase family protein, protein MDRIEEIPKFAFVGNSHMAFWALDIYFPQWKCLNYGAPGEGLAYMESFAADTSDCLAVIQFGSNDIYGLNDENVDDYVERYVKAVLAVPSLKTYLFCIFPRNDYDDYSTAVNKFIRMLNQRIYEKLQGTDIVYLDVFDRLLLNGRLNPDLTIDDLHLNGKGYSILAEAVKQAVNL, encoded by the coding sequence ATGGATAGGATAGAAGAAATACCAAAATTTGCTTTCGTAGGCAACAGCCATATGGCATTTTGGGCGCTGGATATTTATTTCCCCCAATGGAAATGCTTGAATTACGGTGCTCCCGGTGAAGGATTGGCTTATATGGAATCTTTTGCAGCGGATACTTCTGATTGTCTGGCAGTCATACAATTCGGCAGCAACGATATTTACGGGCTGAATGATGAGAATGTAGACGATTATGTGGAACGTTACGTGAAAGCGGTGCTTGCCGTTCCTTCTCTGAAGACGTACCTGTTCTGTATTTTTCCACGAAATGATTATGATGATTACAGTACGGCGGTAAACAAATTCATCCGTATGCTCAATCAGAGAATATATGAAAAATTGCAAGGAACGGATATTGTCTATCTGGACGTATTCGACCGCTTATTACTGAATGGCAGACTGAATCCGGATTTAACCATCGACGACCTGCATCTGAATGGTAAAGGTTACAGCATACTGGCGGAAGCAGTGAAACAAGCCGTCAATTTATGA